One Anthonomus grandis grandis chromosome 14, icAntGran1.3, whole genome shotgun sequence DNA window includes the following coding sequences:
- the LOC126744406 gene encoding esterase B1-like isoform X2, producing MFWIHGGAYTKGSGGTELYEPDYFVEKKVVLVTINYRLGPLGFLALSDPSVGVPGNAGLKDTVMALKWVKRNISQFCGNPNNVTIFGESAGGASVHFLILSPMAKGLFHKAIMQSGCALNTFTRGKSYFSHKLAHRLGIDSNNEKFILSELQKVPIKELFAVSQKIWDRATISNIRPFCPVVEPKGKEPAFLTEEPLEILKSGRYNKVPMIMGYNSLEGIFVYIYLMRINTEMFLSDETLVPNSLNLRIGSTQYKKVCEEVRQMYGLKGDEDMWNRDVLEKAIKIYTHNYFMVDICRSAMLHASHKIPVWFYRFNLDTDLNFLKKVSGIEMQGAAHADDLPYLFPNVLIGVPDPGTLEYQLAQKITKLWTNFAKFGTPTPNLDNEIGTKWHPMKPGKYHYLSMENEGFKMSVNPEKEYVDFWNVLYDSYQMLWSKL from the exons ATGTTCTGGATTCATGGCGGTGCTTATACCAAAGGATCTGGAGGAACTGAATTATACGAGCCGGATTATTTCGTAGAAAAGAAAGTGGTGCTGGTTACCATTAATTATAGATTAGGTCCCTTAG gtttcttaGCTCTTTCCGATCCTTCTGTAGGGGTACCAGGTAACGCAGGTCTGAAAGACACAGTAATGGCTCTAAAATgggttaaaagaaatatttcacaATTTTGCGGTAATCCTAATAACGTTACAATTTTTGGTGAGAGTGCTGGAGGAGCATCGGTGCATTTTTTGATACTCTCACCCATGGCAAAAG gtttatttCACAAGGCAATAATGCAAAGTGGTTGTgcattaaatacttttactAGAGGCAAGAGTTATTTTAGTCACAAGTTGGCTCATAGATTGGGTATCGATAGTAATAATGAGAAGTTCATTTTGTCAGAGTTGCAAAAAGTTCCGATAAAGGAGCTGTTTGCTGTTAGTCAGAAAATCTGGGAT CGTGCTACCATTAGTAACATTAGACCCTTTTGTCCAGTCGTTGAACCGAAAGGTAAAGAACCAGCATTCCTTACAGAAGAGCCGTTAGAAATCCTCAAATCCGGCCGATATAACAAAGTACCAATGATAATGGGTTATAACTCTCTCGAgggaatttttgtttatatttatttaatgagaATAAATACTGAAATGTTTTTGTCAGACGAGACCTTGGTTCCTAACTCCTTAAATCTGAGGATAGGAAGTacacaatataaaaaagtttgCGAGGAAGTGCGACAGATGTATGGCCTAAAAGGTGATGAGGATATGTGGAATAGAGATGTTTTGGAAAAAGCTATAAAG atttatacACACAACTACTTTATGGTTGATATCTGCCGATCGGCTATGTTGCATGCTAGCCATAAAATACCAGTATGGTTTTACAGATTTAATTTGGATacggatttaaattttttaaaaaaagttagtgGAATTGAAATGCAAG GTGCAGCTCATGCGGATGATTTGCCATATTTATTCCCAAATGTGTTGATCGGAGTCCCAGATCCAGGCACATTGGAATACCAGTTAGCTCAAAAAATTACCAAGTTGTGGAccaattttgcaaaatttggcACTCCCACTCCTAACTTGGATAACGAAATTGGTACCAAGTGGCATCCTATGAAACCTGGCAAATACCATTATCTTTCAATGGAGAATGAAGGCTTTAAGATGTCCGTTAATCCAGAGAAGGAGTATGTAGATTTCTGGAATGTTTTATATGATAgttatcaaatgctttggtcaAAATTGTGA
- the LOC126744406 gene encoding esterase B1-like isoform X1 produces MATENPIVSVSEGYLRGKIRSDYDGKQFFSFQGIPYAKPPLGNLRFKAPQPAEKWQGVKDATEEGSECYHKNMLTNQIVGSEDCLFLNVYTPKINSKERLPVMFWIHGGAYTKGSGGTELYEPDYFVEKKVVLVTINYRLGPLGFLALSDPSVGVPGNAGLKDTVMALKWVKRNISQFCGNPNNVTIFGESAGGASVHFLILSPMAKGLFHKAIMQSGCALNTFTRGKSYFSHKLAHRLGIDSNNEKFILSELQKVPIKELFAVSQKIWDRATISNIRPFCPVVEPKGKEPAFLTEEPLEILKSGRYNKVPMIMGYNSLEGIFVYIYLMRINTEMFLSDETLVPNSLNLRIGSTQYKKVCEEVRQMYGLKGDEDMWNRDVLEKAIKIYTHNYFMVDICRSAMLHASHKIPVWFYRFNLDTDLNFLKKVSGIEMQGAAHADDLPYLFPNVLIGVPDPGTLEYQLAQKITKLWTNFAKFGTPTPNLDNEIGTKWHPMKPGKYHYLSMENEGFKMSVNPEKEYVDFWNVLYDSYQMLWSKL; encoded by the exons ATGGCTACTGAAAATCCAATAGTAAGCGTATCAGAGGGTTACCTTAGGGGTAAAATACGATCTGATTATGATGGAAAGcagttttttagttttcaagGGATTCCTTATGCGAAGCCACCATTAGGAAACTTAAGGTTTAAG GCCCCACAACCCGCTGAAAAATGGCAGGGAGTCAAAGATGCTACAGAGGAAGGCTCAGAATGCTACCACAAGAATATGTTAACGAATCAGATAGTAGGATCCGAAGACTGTTTATTTCTAAACGTTTATACACCTAAG ATTAATTCCAAAGAACGTCTTCCAGTTATGTTCTGGATTCATGGCGGTGCTTATACCAAAGGATCTGGAGGAACTGAATTATACGAGCCGGATTATTTCGTAGAAAAGAAAGTGGTGCTGGTTACCATTAATTATAGATTAGGTCCCTTAG gtttcttaGCTCTTTCCGATCCTTCTGTAGGGGTACCAGGTAACGCAGGTCTGAAAGACACAGTAATGGCTCTAAAATgggttaaaagaaatatttcacaATTTTGCGGTAATCCTAATAACGTTACAATTTTTGGTGAGAGTGCTGGAGGAGCATCGGTGCATTTTTTGATACTCTCACCCATGGCAAAAG gtttatttCACAAGGCAATAATGCAAAGTGGTTGTgcattaaatacttttactAGAGGCAAGAGTTATTTTAGTCACAAGTTGGCTCATAGATTGGGTATCGATAGTAATAATGAGAAGTTCATTTTGTCAGAGTTGCAAAAAGTTCCGATAAAGGAGCTGTTTGCTGTTAGTCAGAAAATCTGGGAT CGTGCTACCATTAGTAACATTAGACCCTTTTGTCCAGTCGTTGAACCGAAAGGTAAAGAACCAGCATTCCTTACAGAAGAGCCGTTAGAAATCCTCAAATCCGGCCGATATAACAAAGTACCAATGATAATGGGTTATAACTCTCTCGAgggaatttttgtttatatttatttaatgagaATAAATACTGAAATGTTTTTGTCAGACGAGACCTTGGTTCCTAACTCCTTAAATCTGAGGATAGGAAGTacacaatataaaaaagtttgCGAGGAAGTGCGACAGATGTATGGCCTAAAAGGTGATGAGGATATGTGGAATAGAGATGTTTTGGAAAAAGCTATAAAG atttatacACACAACTACTTTATGGTTGATATCTGCCGATCGGCTATGTTGCATGCTAGCCATAAAATACCAGTATGGTTTTACAGATTTAATTTGGATacggatttaaattttttaaaaaaagttagtgGAATTGAAATGCAAG GTGCAGCTCATGCGGATGATTTGCCATATTTATTCCCAAATGTGTTGATCGGAGTCCCAGATCCAGGCACATTGGAATACCAGTTAGCTCAAAAAATTACCAAGTTGTGGAccaattttgcaaaatttggcACTCCCACTCCTAACTTGGATAACGAAATTGGTACCAAGTGGCATCCTATGAAACCTGGCAAATACCATTATCTTTCAATGGAGAATGAAGGCTTTAAGATGTCCGTTAATCCAGAGAAGGAGTATGTAGATTTCTGGAATGTTTTATATGATAgttatcaaatgctttggtcaAAATTGTGA